One region of Patescibacteria group bacterium genomic DNA includes:
- a CDS encoding HU family DNA-binding protein, giving the protein MAKMTKAQIMSALAEKTGLKKSEVVGMMDAVVEMAYKEVKTNGEFVLPGFGKMVKVNRKERMGRNPATGESIKIPAKTVVKFRLAKAAKEAVM; this is encoded by the coding sequence ATGGCGAAAATGACCAAGGCGCAGATCATGTCTGCGTTAGCCGAGAAAACCGGCTTGAAGAAGAGCGAAGTTGTGGGCATGATGGATGCGGTGGTGGAAATGGCCTACAAAGAAGTTAAGACGAACGGCGAATTCGTTCTTCCCGGTTTCGGCAAGATGGTGAAGGTTAATCGCAAAGAGAGAATGGGCCGCAATCCTGCTACGGGTGAATCGATCAAGATCCCGGCCAAAACTGTGGTTAAATTCCGCTTGGCCAAGGCTGCCAAGGAAGCCGTGATGTAA
- a CDS encoding 3-deoxy-7-phosphoheptulonate synthase — protein MNRFVSIFRSPTDGLRTKEVKILPSPRAIRKKYPLNPDLDRQILGFRETIKNILDGRDPRFLAIVGPCSVHNEAAVLEYAGRLLKLADRYQSKIFVVIRLCFEKPRTETGWEGAANDWTGDGTCNLAMSMEKSRHLLWKIVKLGLPVAAEALDQVSEQYFSDLLSAAWLGARNAETTTLRRMASAMSMPVGIKNATSGDIGSAVNAIKYIAKSGRAFPGPALNGRVAEIHATGNLDTFLILRGGKRSDYCAGEVEAMEKILREGNVDEQIIKAAANIFSGAIRTNYHPEEIDRAIACYKKAGLRAAVVVDASHGNSLKEHKRQIDVWKAVVQQRCDGNSAIIGGMLESYLKGGAQKHQGQRFSEMDPEISVTDSCLSFAETEEVLDWTYEKMR, from the coding sequence ATGAACAGATTCGTCTCGATTTTCAGGAGCCCGACGGACGGTTTGCGGACAAAAGAAGTGAAAATCCTGCCGTCGCCGCGAGCAATAAGGAAAAAGTATCCGCTGAATCCGGATTTGGACCGGCAAATTTTGGGGTTTCGGGAAACCATCAAGAATATCCTTGATGGCCGCGACCCGCGATTTTTGGCGATTGTCGGACCTTGCTCGGTCCATAATGAAGCAGCGGTATTGGAGTATGCCGGACGCTTGCTTAAGCTGGCTGACAGATACCAGAGCAAGATTTTCGTGGTCATCCGTCTCTGCTTTGAAAAACCGCGGACTGAAACCGGCTGGGAAGGGGCGGCTAACGACTGGACGGGCGACGGTACGTGCAATTTGGCGATGAGCATGGAAAAGAGCCGGCATCTGCTGTGGAAAATAGTAAAATTGGGCTTACCGGTCGCCGCGGAGGCGCTGGATCAGGTCAGCGAACAATATTTTTCCGACTTGCTTTCGGCCGCCTGGCTGGGAGCCAGAAACGCGGAAACGACGACATTGCGGCGCATGGCTTCGGCAATGTCAATGCCGGTAGGCATCAAGAATGCCACCAGCGGCGATATCGGTTCGGCTGTCAATGCGATAAAATACATCGCTAAAAGCGGGCGCGCCTTTCCGGGTCCGGCTTTGAACGGCCGGGTGGCGGAAATTCACGCGACCGGCAATCTTGATACGTTCCTTATCCTGCGCGGCGGCAAAAGATCCGATTATTGCGCCGGAGAAGTCGAAGCGATGGAGAAAATACTCCGCGAGGGAAACGTCGACGAGCAGATAATCAAAGCGGCAGCGAATATCTTTTCCGGCGCGATCAGGACCAATTATCATCCGGAAGAAATCGATCGGGCGATCGCGTGCTACAAGAAGGCAGGTTTGCGGGCAGCAGTAGTCGTTGACGCCAGCCATGGAAATTCCCTCAAGGAGCATAAAAGGCAGATCGATGTCTGGAAAGCAGTCGTTCAACAGCGTTGTGATGGAAATTCGGCGATTATTGGCGGGATGCTTGAATCATATTTGAAAGGGGGAGCGCAAAAACATCAAGGACAGCGTTTTTCCGAAATGGATCCGGAAATCTCCGTAACGGATTCATGCTTATCTTTCGCGGAAACCGAAGAAGTGTTGGATTGGACTTACGAAAAGATGCGGTAA
- a CDS encoding four helix bundle protein — protein sequence MRTYRFFDFSVYKDAVKFYISLLSILDRLSDSVIKDQARRAGLSIILNIAEGSAVKSDKEFARYLEKSLGSANEVAACLDAMFKTNLINSEIFQIMINRCESISRQLGGFKKSLLS from the coding sequence ATGAGAACTTATCGATTTTTTGATTTTTCTGTCTATAAAGATGCTGTAAAATTTTATATTTCTCTATTGAGCATCCTTGATCGATTGAGCGATTCTGTTATTAAGGATCAGGCAAGGAGAGCCGGTCTCTCAATTATTTTAAATATTGCCGAAGGATCCGCGGTAAAGTCAGATAAGGAATTCGCGAGATATTTGGAAAAATCATTGGGTTCGGCGAATGAAGTGGCTGCTTGTCTTGATGCGATGTTTAAAACAAATTTGATAAACAGTGAAATTTTTCAAATAATGATAAACAGATGCGAATCAATATCAAGACAACTTGGAGGTTTTAAAAAATCATTGCTATCTTAA